In Numenius arquata chromosome 3, bNumArq3.hap1.1, whole genome shotgun sequence, one genomic interval encodes:
- the GPR155 gene encoding lysosomal cholesterol signaling protein isoform X1, with the protein MDNYPDFNTNNLSSSANMSISLPGEVGLNTTGGTPSMSISRLFPALLECFGIILCGYIAGRANIITTTQAKGLGNFVSRFALPALLFKNMVVLNFSNVNWSFLYSILVAKAAVFFLVCILTLLVASPENRFSKAGLFPIFATQSNDFALGYPIVEALYQTTYPEYLQYIYLVAPISLMMLNPLGFIFCEIQKWRDNRTMSQSKIKIVGLALLRVLQNPIVFMVFIGIASNFILGQKIPEYLESFLDGLGSSFSGSALFYLGLTMVGQTKKLTKGMFVALILLITAKLLMMPFLCREMVELLDKSDSVVNHTSLSNYAFLYGVFPAAPGVAIFASQFNMEVGIITSGMVISTFVSAPIMYVSAWLLTIPSMDPNPLAAALQNVSFDISIVSLISLIWSLIVVLLSKKYKQLPHMITTNLLVAQFIACIGMVVWNFIVKEKDITMQILVFIFLYSSLYSTYLWTGFLSFSLFLLRKRETVKIPIGFIIIAGWGVPALLVGILLIVGEHNNSSIDSAFFYGKHQIITTAVILFISILMSGISLMCMNRNRQESSYEVLNPYSPRSQVEEVEVEGREGKQVSTAVPQPSPGSSAQPSPGSSAQPSTERGRESCCSCQTTNGELSCAGESKVVSNAVESKVPPIETADQCVSRCSAQTCVLAQEEQLLQTGDKQLARHVLLCLLLIVGLFANLSSCLWWLFNQEPGRLYVELQFFCAVFNFGQGFICFGIFGLDKHLIILPFKRRLEFLWGGREAAGHTDPSVPEEIRMTCQQFVRYHRDHCVKSIVRGRRCGAKISTGIFFGCDLVNWLMQVGLASDRGEAVMYGDRLMKGGVVQHITNEFEFRDEYLYYRFIPKRSVAVESH; encoded by the exons ATGGATAACTATCCAGACTTCAATACAAACAACCTCTCATCTTCAGCTAATATGTCTATTTCTTTGCCTGGAGAAGTTGGACTCAATACCACTGGTGGTACTCCTTCTATGTCAATAAGCAGGCTTTTCCCAGCCTTGTTAGAATGCTTTGGAATAATTCTTTGTGGCTACATAGCTGGAAGAGCCAACATTATCACAACAACTCAGGCCAAAGGACTGGGAAATTTTGTATCCCGTTTTGCACTCCCAGCTCTACTGTTCAAAAACATGGTGGTACTTAACTTTTCAAATGTGAATTGGTCCTTCCTGTACAGTATTTTAGTTGCCaaagctgctgtgtttttcttagtCTGCATTTTAACATTGTTGGTAGCCAGTCCTGAGAATAGATTTAGCAAAGCAGGTTTGTTCCCTATTTTTGCTACACAAAGCAATGATTTTGCACTGGGATATCCAATAG TTGAAGCTTTATATCAAACCACTTACCCAGAATATCTCCAGTACATTTACCTAGTGGCTCCAATATCTCTTATGATGCTAAACCCTCTGGGGTTTATCTTCTGTGAAATCCAGAAGTGGAGGGATAATCGCACTATGTCACAGAGCAAAATCAAAATAGTGGGCCTAGCACTCCTTCGAGTTTTGCAGAACCCAATTGTATTCATGGTCTTCATAGGAATTGCCTCAAACTTTATTCTCGGCCAGAAAATTCCTGAATACCTTGAAAGCTTTCTTGACGGACTGGGCAGTTCATTTTCTGGCTCTGCACTTTTTTACCTTGGACTAACTATGGtgggacaaacaaaaaaactgacAAAGGGTATGTTTGTTGCACTGATCCTTCTCATCACAGCTAAACT aCTTATGATGCCATTTCTATGTAGAGAAATGGTGGAACTCTTGGACAAGAGCGACAGCGTGGTCAATCACACCAGTTTATCAAACTATGCATTTCTTTATGGAGTTTTTCCAGCAGCACCTGGTGTCGCAATATTTGCAAGTCAATTTAATATGGAAGTAGGAATT ATTACCTCAGGCATGGTGATAAGCACTTTTGTGTCTGCACCTATTATGTATGTTTCTGCCTGGTTATTGACCATTCCATCTATGGACCCCAACCCACTGGCAGCTGCACTCCAAAATGTTAGCTTTGACATAAGCATCGTCAGCCTCATTTCTCTG ATCTGGTCTCTTATTGTTGTTCTTCTGAGTAAGAAATACAAACAGCTTCCTCATATGATTACAACAAACCTACTTGTTGCTCAG TTTATTGCTTGCATTGGAATGGTGGTATGGAATTTCATTGTTAAAGAGAAAGACATCACCATGCAGATCCTAGTATTTATATTCCTCTACAGCTCACTTTACAGCACCTACCTGTGGACAG gttttctgtctttctctttgtttctcttgaggaagagagaaacagtAAAGATTCCCATTGGGTTTATTATCATAGCTGGATGGGG AGTCCCAGCACTTCTGGTGGGAATTTTACTAATTGTTGGTGAACACAACAACTCTAGTATTGACTCTGCCTTTTTCTATGGAAAACACCAG ATAATTACCACAGCAGTAATCCTGTTCATCAGTATATTGATGTCAGGTATCTCACTTATGTGCATGAACAGGAATAGGCAAGAGTCAAGCTATGAGGTATTGAACCCGTATTCACCGCGTAGCCAAGTGGAGGAGGTTGAAgtggaagggagagaggggaaacaaGTTTCAACCGCtgtgcctcagccttctccagggtCTTCTGCACAGCCTTCTCCAGGGTCTTCTGCACAGCCATCTACAGAAAGAGGTAGAGAAA GCTGCTGTTCATGTCAAACAACAAATGGTGAACTATCCTGTGCTGGAGAGAGCAAAGTAGTGTCAAACGCTGTTGAAAGCAAGGTTCCTCCAATTGAGACAG CTGATCAGTGTGTGAGTCGTTGCAGTGCTCAAACCTGCGTGTTGGCTCAGGAGGAGCAGCTTCTACAGACTGGAGACAAACAGCTGGCCAGACATGTGTTGCTGTGCTTACTTCTTATTGTTGGCCTGTTTGct aatcTTTCCAGTTGTTTGTGGTGGCTGTTCAACCAAGAGCCTGGAAGACTATATGTGGAATTGCAGTTCTTCTGTGCTGTGTTTAATTTTGGTCAG GGCTTCATTTGCTTTGGTATTTTTGGCTTAGATAAGCATTTAATCATTCTACCATTCAAGCGAAG acTTGAATTTctctggggaggaagagaagcagcagggcaTACAGATCCCTCTGTACCTGAGGAAATCAGGATGACCTGTCAACAGTTTGTTCGTTATCATAGAGATCACTGCGTCAAAAGTATTGTCAGAGGCAGAAG GTGTGGTGCAAAGATCTCCACTGGCATCTTCTTTGGCTGTGACCTGGTGAACTGGCTCATGCAAGTTGGCCTGGCCTCTGACCGTGGTGAAGCTGTGATGTATGGAGACAGACTGATGAAAGGAGGCGTCGTCCAGCATATTACAAATGAGTTTGAATTTCGGGATGAATATTTGTATTACCGCTTTATTCCCAAGAGATCAGTTGCAGTTGAGAGCCATTGA
- the GPR155 gene encoding lysosomal cholesterol signaling protein isoform X2, with the protein MDNYPDFNTNNLSSSANMSISLPGEVGLNTTGGTPSMSISRLFPALLECFGIILCGYIAGRANIITTTQAKGLGNFVSRFALPALLFKNMVVLNFSNVNWSFLYSILVAKAAVFFLVCILTLLVASPENRFSKAGLFPIFATQSNDFALGYPIVEALYQTTYPEYLQYIYLVAPISLMMLNPLGFIFCEIQKWRDNRTMSQSKIKIVGLALLRVLQNPIVFMVFIGIASNFILGQKIPEYLESFLDGLGSSFSGSALFYLGLTMVGQTKKLTKGMFVALILLITAKLLMMPFLCREMVELLDKSDSVVNHTSLSNYAFLYGVFPAAPGVAIFASQFNMEVGIITSGMVISTFVSAPIMYVSAWLLTIPSMDPNPLAAALQNVSFDISIVSLISLIWSLIVVLLSKKYKQLPHMITTNLLVAQFIACIGMVVWNFIVKEKDITMQILVFIFLYSSLYSTYLWTGFLSFSLFLLRKRETVKIPIGFIIIAGWGVPALLVGILLIVGEHNNSSIDSAFFYGKHQIITTAVILFISILMSGISLMCMNRNRQESSYEVLNPYSPRSQVEEVEVEGREGKQVSTAVPQPSPGSSAQPSPGSSAQPSTERGCCSCQTTNGELSCAGESKVVSNAVESKVPPIETADQCVSRCSAQTCVLAQEEQLLQTGDKQLARHVLLCLLLIVGLFANLSSCLWWLFNQEPGRLYVELQFFCAVFNFGQGFICFGIFGLDKHLIILPFKRRLEFLWGGREAAGHTDPSVPEEIRMTCQQFVRYHRDHCVKSIVRGRRCGAKISTGIFFGCDLVNWLMQVGLASDRGEAVMYGDRLMKGGVVQHITNEFEFRDEYLYYRFIPKRSVAVESH; encoded by the exons ATGGATAACTATCCAGACTTCAATACAAACAACCTCTCATCTTCAGCTAATATGTCTATTTCTTTGCCTGGAGAAGTTGGACTCAATACCACTGGTGGTACTCCTTCTATGTCAATAAGCAGGCTTTTCCCAGCCTTGTTAGAATGCTTTGGAATAATTCTTTGTGGCTACATAGCTGGAAGAGCCAACATTATCACAACAACTCAGGCCAAAGGACTGGGAAATTTTGTATCCCGTTTTGCACTCCCAGCTCTACTGTTCAAAAACATGGTGGTACTTAACTTTTCAAATGTGAATTGGTCCTTCCTGTACAGTATTTTAGTTGCCaaagctgctgtgtttttcttagtCTGCATTTTAACATTGTTGGTAGCCAGTCCTGAGAATAGATTTAGCAAAGCAGGTTTGTTCCCTATTTTTGCTACACAAAGCAATGATTTTGCACTGGGATATCCAATAG TTGAAGCTTTATATCAAACCACTTACCCAGAATATCTCCAGTACATTTACCTAGTGGCTCCAATATCTCTTATGATGCTAAACCCTCTGGGGTTTATCTTCTGTGAAATCCAGAAGTGGAGGGATAATCGCACTATGTCACAGAGCAAAATCAAAATAGTGGGCCTAGCACTCCTTCGAGTTTTGCAGAACCCAATTGTATTCATGGTCTTCATAGGAATTGCCTCAAACTTTATTCTCGGCCAGAAAATTCCTGAATACCTTGAAAGCTTTCTTGACGGACTGGGCAGTTCATTTTCTGGCTCTGCACTTTTTTACCTTGGACTAACTATGGtgggacaaacaaaaaaactgacAAAGGGTATGTTTGTTGCACTGATCCTTCTCATCACAGCTAAACT aCTTATGATGCCATTTCTATGTAGAGAAATGGTGGAACTCTTGGACAAGAGCGACAGCGTGGTCAATCACACCAGTTTATCAAACTATGCATTTCTTTATGGAGTTTTTCCAGCAGCACCTGGTGTCGCAATATTTGCAAGTCAATTTAATATGGAAGTAGGAATT ATTACCTCAGGCATGGTGATAAGCACTTTTGTGTCTGCACCTATTATGTATGTTTCTGCCTGGTTATTGACCATTCCATCTATGGACCCCAACCCACTGGCAGCTGCACTCCAAAATGTTAGCTTTGACATAAGCATCGTCAGCCTCATTTCTCTG ATCTGGTCTCTTATTGTTGTTCTTCTGAGTAAGAAATACAAACAGCTTCCTCATATGATTACAACAAACCTACTTGTTGCTCAG TTTATTGCTTGCATTGGAATGGTGGTATGGAATTTCATTGTTAAAGAGAAAGACATCACCATGCAGATCCTAGTATTTATATTCCTCTACAGCTCACTTTACAGCACCTACCTGTGGACAG gttttctgtctttctctttgtttctcttgaggaagagagaaacagtAAAGATTCCCATTGGGTTTATTATCATAGCTGGATGGGG AGTCCCAGCACTTCTGGTGGGAATTTTACTAATTGTTGGTGAACACAACAACTCTAGTATTGACTCTGCCTTTTTCTATGGAAAACACCAG ATAATTACCACAGCAGTAATCCTGTTCATCAGTATATTGATGTCAGGTATCTCACTTATGTGCATGAACAGGAATAGGCAAGAGTCAAGCTATGAGGTATTGAACCCGTATTCACCGCGTAGCCAAGTGGAGGAGGTTGAAgtggaagggagagaggggaaacaaGTTTCAACCGCtgtgcctcagccttctccagggtCTTCTGCACAGCCTTCTCCAGGGTCTTCTGCACAGCCATCTACAGAAAGAG GCTGCTGTTCATGTCAAACAACAAATGGTGAACTATCCTGTGCTGGAGAGAGCAAAGTAGTGTCAAACGCTGTTGAAAGCAAGGTTCCTCCAATTGAGACAG CTGATCAGTGTGTGAGTCGTTGCAGTGCTCAAACCTGCGTGTTGGCTCAGGAGGAGCAGCTTCTACAGACTGGAGACAAACAGCTGGCCAGACATGTGTTGCTGTGCTTACTTCTTATTGTTGGCCTGTTTGct aatcTTTCCAGTTGTTTGTGGTGGCTGTTCAACCAAGAGCCTGGAAGACTATATGTGGAATTGCAGTTCTTCTGTGCTGTGTTTAATTTTGGTCAG GGCTTCATTTGCTTTGGTATTTTTGGCTTAGATAAGCATTTAATCATTCTACCATTCAAGCGAAG acTTGAATTTctctggggaggaagagaagcagcagggcaTACAGATCCCTCTGTACCTGAGGAAATCAGGATGACCTGTCAACAGTTTGTTCGTTATCATAGAGATCACTGCGTCAAAAGTATTGTCAGAGGCAGAAG GTGTGGTGCAAAGATCTCCACTGGCATCTTCTTTGGCTGTGACCTGGTGAACTGGCTCATGCAAGTTGGCCTGGCCTCTGACCGTGGTGAAGCTGTGATGTATGGAGACAGACTGATGAAAGGAGGCGTCGTCCAGCATATTACAAATGAGTTTGAATTTCGGGATGAATATTTGTATTACCGCTTTATTCCCAAGAGATCAGTTGCAGTTGAGAGCCATTGA